A window of the Chloroflexus sp. Y-396-1 genome harbors these coding sequences:
- the tsaD gene encoding tRNA (adenosine(37)-N6)-threonylcarbamoyltransferase complex transferase subunit TsaD yields the protein MNQLPTDFTILALETSCDETAAAVVRGGRTVISNIVASQMATHERYGGVVPEIASRQHILSLVPVVRAALAALPNGWADVHAVAATHGPGLSGALLTGLNAAKAMAWQRGLPFVAVNHLEAHLYAGWLGDTPPPPFPLVALLVSGGHTLLALLRDHGQYELLGQTRDDAAGEAFDKVARILGLGYPGGPAIQAAAAQATPGGLLPRAWLRDSYDFSFSGLKTAVLHRVQDRLAQISRLSGRKGVAEPSQLDAPFVAQMAYAFQESVVDVLVTKTVDAARRYKAQAILLAGGVAANRRLREELIRRAHVPVHLPALDLCTDNAAMVAAAAFYRFHAGVQHGWDVDVTANLPL from the coding sequence ATGAATCAACTTCCCACCGATTTCACAATTCTCGCGCTAGAGACATCGTGTGATGAGACTGCCGCTGCCGTTGTTCGTGGCGGACGGACGGTCATTAGCAATATTGTTGCTTCCCAGATGGCAACTCACGAGCGTTACGGTGGGGTGGTGCCAGAAATCGCTTCCCGCCAACATATTCTGAGTCTCGTGCCAGTGGTGCGGGCAGCACTCGCTGCCCTACCCAACGGCTGGGCTGACGTCCACGCCGTAGCTGCAACCCACGGGCCGGGCCTAAGCGGTGCGCTCCTCACCGGTCTTAATGCGGCTAAGGCAATGGCATGGCAGCGCGGTCTGCCTTTTGTGGCGGTTAATCATCTCGAAGCCCACCTATACGCCGGCTGGTTAGGAGATACGCCACCACCACCGTTTCCGCTTGTCGCTTTGCTGGTGAGTGGTGGACACACGTTGCTGGCCTTGCTACGTGACCATGGTCAGTACGAGCTGCTCGGTCAGACACGCGATGATGCGGCTGGTGAAGCCTTCGATAAGGTAGCCCGCATTTTGGGCCTCGGTTATCCAGGTGGGCCGGCTATTCAGGCTGCGGCAGCGCAGGCTACTCCTGGCGGTTTACTACCACGAGCCTGGCTCCGTGACAGTTACGATTTCTCGTTTAGCGGATTAAAAACGGCTGTCTTGCATCGAGTGCAGGATCGGTTGGCACAAATTTCTCGTTTGAGTGGGCGTAAGGGTGTCGCGGAGCCTTCCCAACTCGATGCACCGTTTGTTGCTCAGATGGCTTACGCTTTTCAAGAGTCGGTCGTCGATGTGCTGGTAACAAAGACAGTTGACGCTGCACGGCGTTACAAGGCTCAGGCCATTCTGTTGGCCGGCGGTGTCGCCGCTAACCGCCGTCTGCGCGAAGAGCTAATCCGACGGGCTCATGTGCCGGTTCATTTGCCAGCACTTGACCTCTGTACCGACAACGCAGCCATGGTGGCGGCGGCTGCCTTTTATCGTTTTCATGCCGGTGTGCAACACGGCTGGGATGTCGATGTTACGGCTAATTTGCCACTCTGA
- a CDS encoding anti-sigma factor — MTHPSSSPTELPERDRELLSAYIDNELSLDERAALEQRLAVEPLLRRELAELRAVRDILREQPWVTPPRSFTLTPAMVGVRPRRFAFSRWWQPFGALGALVLVMLIGWQLLNLNRIPLQTAAPAAATAVPENMPALAARPDELTRQEPTSESVISAMAEQASPAAGIAAIQSEPTNGAAREPADGGHAGLPASPQPARPNPPPLPVVVGLAILLVILAGIWFLRRRAE, encoded by the coding sequence ATGACACATCCGTCTTCTTCACCAACTGAATTGCCCGAGCGTGACCGCGAGTTGCTCTCGGCGTATATCGATAATGAGCTGTCGCTAGACGAGCGCGCTGCGCTTGAACAGCGATTAGCGGTTGAGCCGTTGTTACGTCGTGAATTGGCCGAGCTGCGCGCAGTGCGCGACATCCTCCGTGAACAGCCGTGGGTGACGCCACCACGTTCGTTTACGCTCACACCTGCGATGGTCGGTGTGCGTCCTCGCCGCTTTGCGTTCTCGCGTTGGTGGCAGCCGTTCGGTGCCCTGGGCGCGCTGGTTCTGGTGATGTTGATCGGTTGGCAATTGCTCAATCTCAACCGTATACCACTCCAGACGGCGGCGCCTGCGGCTGCGACGGCTGTTCCTGAAAACATGCCGGCTCTTGCTGCCAGACCAGATGAGCTTACCCGACAGGAGCCAACTTCCGAATCGGTGATAAGTGCAATGGCCGAACAAGCGTCACCGGCAGCAGGAATAGCTGCGATCCAATCAGAGCCAACGAATGGCGCTGCTCGTGAACCTGCTGATGGCGGGCATGCCGGGCTACCCGCTTCGCCCCAGCCCGCCCGCCCCAATCCGCCCCCGTTACCGGTGGTTGTTGGTTTGGCCATCCTTCTGGTCATCCTTGCCGGTATCTGGTTTCTGCGTCGGCGGGCAGAATAG
- a CDS encoding dihydrofolate reductase family protein has translation MIAPFTLLFEEEINSGAGLPVELRSIYNGDWRLPAIPTHRPAVWTNFVVSHDGRIAFNQPGWNGGNAISRHNRHDHWLMELVRARADAILVGNGTLRVARRHRWAPGEVFASPSFPALRAAEGRPAIPALVILSASGELPPAAALDLPRSLFLITTAQGAERACVRYPQLIPLVGADGQIDLSSALAILRQHYGIRTLLSEGGGRTYGALLGDHLIDEVFLTISPVIVGNPAPPQAPRPSLVEGIAFAPQHPPHLHLISLRRVANFLFQRARIVTATGAETV, from the coding sequence ATGATCGCTCCCTTTACGCTCTTGTTTGAAGAAGAGATAAACTCCGGCGCTGGTTTACCGGTAGAACTCCGCTCGATCTACAATGGTGACTGGCGTTTGCCCGCCATCCCTACACATCGCCCCGCAGTCTGGACGAACTTCGTGGTTTCGCACGATGGTCGAATTGCTTTCAATCAGCCTGGTTGGAATGGTGGGAATGCGATTAGTCGGCACAATCGGCATGACCATTGGCTCATGGAGCTGGTACGGGCTCGTGCCGATGCGATCCTGGTGGGCAATGGTACGCTGCGGGTTGCCCGACGCCATCGCTGGGCGCCGGGTGAAGTCTTCGCCTCACCGTCGTTCCCTGCGCTGCGTGCGGCCGAAGGGCGTCCTGCAATACCGGCGCTCGTAATCCTCTCGGCTAGTGGAGAGTTGCCGCCTGCTGCTGCACTGGATTTGCCACGATCCCTCTTTTTGATCACCACAGCCCAAGGTGCTGAGCGCGCTTGTGTACGCTATCCACAACTTATCCCTCTGGTCGGTGCTGACGGTCAAATCGATCTCTCGTCTGCACTAGCCATTCTGCGCCAACACTACGGTATTCGGACGTTGCTGAGCGAGGGTGGTGGGCGAACGTATGGCGCATTGCTGGGCGATCACCTGATTGATGAAGTCTTCCTGACGATCAGTCCGGTTATTGTCGGGAATCCGGCGCCACCGCAAGCGCCGCGTCCCAGTCTGGTCGAAGGGATTGCGTTCGCACCGCAACATCCGCCTCATCTGCATCTGATCAGCTTGCGGCGCGTGGCAAATTTTCTCTTTCAACGTGCCCGCATTGTCACTGCTACTGGCGCAGAAACAGTATAA
- a CDS encoding phosphatidylserine decarboxylase, producing MSEPTTNQRQPAIPGLEVEATAVVGIGLGLTGLALGLRPRLAPVALALTALTAALFRNPRRVPPDEPRTIFAVADGQVQGVREVYEHRFVHSDCLRLTTVVSPLDVPICRAPVAGRVAYLEHLMGDHRPLRDPQAPERNQRLYIGIETTWGPILLAIIASPLGRWLRCETTQGATLNAGARIASIRFGGQVDLYIQRDVLDPLVAPGVRTLAGRSRLGAVVA from the coding sequence ATGTCTGAACCGACGACCAATCAACGTCAGCCGGCAATACCCGGTCTTGAAGTGGAAGCAACCGCTGTAGTTGGGATTGGCCTGGGATTAACCGGGCTTGCCCTGGGTTTGCGACCACGATTGGCGCCGGTAGCATTGGCTCTCACAGCACTGACTGCCGCTCTCTTTCGTAATCCGCGCCGTGTTCCTCCCGACGAGCCGCGTACCATCTTCGCGGTAGCCGATGGTCAGGTGCAGGGAGTGCGCGAAGTGTACGAGCATCGATTCGTCCATAGCGATTGTTTGCGCCTGACGACAGTGGTTAGCCCGCTCGACGTACCGATTTGCCGCGCACCAGTTGCAGGTCGTGTTGCGTACCTTGAACATCTGATGGGCGATCATCGTCCGTTACGTGATCCACAGGCTCCTGAACGTAATCAGCGTCTTTACATTGGTATCGAGACGACGTGGGGGCCGATCCTTCTCGCCATTATTGCTTCACCTTTAGGCCGCTGGCTGCGTTGTGAAACAACTCAGGGTGCGACGCTCAATGCTGGTGCGCGTATTGCCAGTATTCGCTTTGGCGGCCAGGTTGATCTCTATATTCAGCGCGATGTTCTCGATCCACTGGTAGCGCCTGGTGTGCGAACGTTAGCCGGTCGTAGTCGGTTGGGTGCGGTGGTAGCCTAA
- a CDS encoding sigma-70 family RNA polymerase sigma factor, which translates to MANEEQRLISAAQAGDIDSFNQIVRLYETRVYNLCYRMLGDPDVAADATQDTFIAAFRSLASFRGGVLKSWLLRIATNTCYDVLRTRKRRPSVSLDIGDDEEEGRRSELPDPGATLDEIVLQHELSAAIQRGLAELPEDQRIVLILSDIQGLAYEEIAQITGTQLGTVKSRLSRARAKLRDILRAGELLPLRFRLNDESKAS; encoded by the coding sequence ATGGCGAATGAAGAGCAGCGACTGATTAGTGCAGCCCAGGCAGGAGATATCGATTCGTTTAACCAGATCGTTCGGCTATACGAAACGCGGGTTTACAACCTCTGCTATCGGATGCTCGGTGATCCTGATGTTGCTGCTGATGCAACCCAGGATACATTTATCGCCGCTTTTCGTAGTTTAGCGAGCTTTCGGGGTGGTGTGTTGAAGTCGTGGCTCTTACGTATTGCCACCAATACCTGCTACGATGTCCTACGTACTCGGAAGCGACGTCCATCAGTTTCGCTCGACATAGGAGATGATGAAGAGGAAGGGCGTCGATCTGAACTGCCCGATCCAGGGGCAACCCTCGATGAGATCGTACTGCAACATGAACTAAGTGCTGCAATTCAACGGGGTCTAGCTGAATTACCGGAGGATCAGCGAATCGTGCTTATCCTTAGCGATATTCAGGGGCTAGCTTACGAAGAAATTGCCCAAATTACCGGTACACAGCTCGGAACAGTCAAATCTCGCTTAAGTCGGGCGCGGGCCAAATTGCGTGACATTCTCCGGGCAGGGGAACTGTTGCCGTTAAGATTTCGTCTAAATGATGAGTCAAAAGCATCATGA
- a CDS encoding branched-chain amino acid ABC transporter permease, which translates to MTTSTSAQSLWQRVTAPLSSGPTAYAFLTFYVVVCSVLLLTNPRTELSTDIVFVLFMLSMLVAYRSRVSAWFKVTLGAIALGIVLPYFGTLNPFYIDVATQAGIFTALALGLNVVVGFAGLLDLGYVAFFAVGAYAWAIFSTPQISNINPAWSPVDPIMFYPFLVIGLILGLITGVLLGLPVLRLRGDYLAIVTLGFGEVIRVVANNLDRPINVTNGSQGIRDIERPPLILVDLVRNLGVQADDNRLYQLFFYYLVLIILLLTVIVVAHLKNSRIGRAWEAIREDEVAAVAQGIPRVRMKLLAFAIGASFAGVMGVVFAAKQLFINPPTFDLLRSINILVMVILGGMGSIPGTMLGAIIVTMLDLQILPRTAAVIREAQAAGLPIPRQFDPTQYQRLFFGLLLVVMMIFRPEGLWPDERRREEQHEVEIGEEELEADKTVASTSADTGR; encoded by the coding sequence ATGACTACGAGCACTTCCGCGCAGAGTCTCTGGCAACGTGTAACAGCGCCTCTCAGCAGTGGGCCTACCGCGTATGCGTTTCTAACGTTCTACGTGGTGGTTTGTTCTGTTCTCCTCTTGACCAACCCACGTACCGAACTGAGCACCGATATAGTGTTTGTGCTCTTTATGTTATCGATGCTCGTAGCTTATCGGTCGCGGGTGTCAGCGTGGTTTAAGGTTACGCTTGGAGCGATTGCGCTGGGCATTGTTTTACCTTACTTTGGGACGCTTAATCCGTTCTACATCGATGTGGCGACCCAAGCTGGAATCTTCACGGCATTAGCCCTCGGTTTGAATGTCGTTGTCGGGTTTGCCGGTCTGCTTGACCTTGGCTATGTGGCGTTTTTTGCTGTCGGTGCGTATGCCTGGGCCATCTTTAGCACGCCACAAATTTCAAACATTAATCCGGCCTGGAGTCCGGTTGACCCGATTATGTTCTATCCATTTCTAGTCATCGGTCTGATCCTGGGCCTGATCACTGGTGTGCTGTTAGGTTTGCCGGTATTGCGCTTGCGTGGTGATTATCTGGCAATCGTGACGCTGGGCTTTGGTGAAGTGATCCGGGTGGTTGCTAATAACCTTGATCGCCCGATTAATGTTACGAATGGTTCTCAGGGTATTCGGGATATTGAACGCCCGCCACTGATATTGGTCGATCTGGTGCGTAATCTGGGTGTGCAGGCTGATGACAATCGCCTCTACCAACTCTTCTTCTACTATTTGGTACTGATCATCTTACTGCTAACGGTGATAGTTGTTGCTCACCTGAAAAATTCACGCATCGGTCGGGCATGGGAAGCGATTCGCGAAGATGAAGTGGCTGCTGTGGCGCAGGGCATTCCGCGGGTGCGAATGAAGCTATTGGCCTTTGCCATTGGCGCCTCTTTTGCGGGTGTAATGGGTGTCGTCTTTGCTGCAAAGCAGCTCTTCATCAATCCGCCGACGTTTGATCTCCTACGCTCAATCAATATCCTGGTTATGGTGATTCTCGGTGGTATGGGTTCAATCCCTGGCACGATGCTTGGCGCTATTATTGTCACGATGCTTGATTTGCAAATCCTACCTCGTACCGCAGCGGTGATCCGTGAAGCGCAAGCGGCTGGCTTACCTATTCCTCGTCAGTTTGACCCAACCCAGTATCAGCGGCTCTTTTTTGGTTTGCTGTTGGTCGTTATGATGATCTTCCGCCCCGAGGGATTATGGCCCGATGAACGGCGTCGCGAAGAGCAGCACGAAGTTGAGATTGGCGAAGAAGAGTTGGAGGCTGATAAGACTGTTGCCTCGACCAGCGCCGATACAGGGAGATAG
- a CDS encoding branched-chain amino acid ABC transporter substrate-binding protein: MKRSISFLLLVGMLASLLAACGAPQAQPTATPQPATQATAAPQPTAAPQPTAAAAQVIKIATQSPLSGGQAALGTGLKNGAELAVKQLSGPLAELGFRVELAPFDDQARPEVGSANAKNIVSDQDILCVVGHLNSGVALAALPDYKNARLAMVSPANTNPQITEGGYEVAFRVVGRDDVQGAVAEKFAREELKVKSVYIVHDTTAYGQGVAEFFRRNAEANGLQVLGFEGTEERSDFSAILTPILAANPDLIFFGGIYDQAGPFFRQARDRGITAQFMGPDGLESEELVTLAGDAVDKMYYTTVAAPVSQFPDAAKFAQDYQAAYGDSAPAFSAQAYDAAGICITAITNAAKAAGGKPTRAQVLAEIKALKSYKGITGTYTFNAKGDPNPATYFVLQVNAANWNENKLVTRLEIAPPGEAAAGGAATFDLAALAAQLGNVAARLGTIKIATQGPLSGGQAALGTGMKNAAELAVEQLNAQLGALGIKFELVPFDDQARPEVGSANAKNIVSDQDILCVVGHLNSGVALAALPDYKNARLAMVSPANTNPQITEGGYEVAFRVVGRDDVQGAVAEKFAREELKVRSVYIVHDTTAYGQGVAEFFRRNAEANGLQVLGFEGTEERSDFSAILTPILAANPDLIFFGGIYDQAGPFFRQARDRGITAQFMGPDGLESEELVDLAGNAVDGMHYTTVAAPVSQFPKAAKYAQDYQAAYGDAAPAFSAQAYDATNICAAGILSAAIAAGGKPTRAQVVQAIRGLPPFPGITGTYDFNEKGDPTVATYFVLKVNASDWNKNELISRLEIAPPK; encoded by the coding sequence ATGAAGCGTTCGATCAGTTTCTTGTTGCTGGTCGGTATGCTGGCTTCGCTGCTAGCGGCTTGTGGTGCGCCACAGGCACAGCCGACAGCCACACCGCAACCGGCGACCCAGGCCACAGCGGCGCCTCAGCCAACTGCGGCGCCTCAGCCAACTGCGGCTGCCGCACAAGTTATTAAGATTGCGACCCAAAGCCCGTTGTCAGGTGGCCAGGCCGCACTCGGTACCGGTTTGAAGAACGGCGCTGAGCTGGCGGTGAAACAACTATCTGGCCCTCTCGCAGAGTTGGGTTTCCGTGTCGAGCTTGCTCCGTTCGACGATCAGGCCCGACCAGAGGTAGGGTCGGCCAACGCGAAGAATATCGTGTCGGATCAGGATATTCTCTGCGTGGTTGGGCACTTGAATTCGGGGGTGGCACTGGCTGCCTTGCCGGATTACAAGAACGCCCGTCTGGCGATGGTCTCACCGGCCAACACCAACCCACAGATTACCGAGGGTGGCTACGAAGTGGCCTTCCGCGTGGTGGGACGTGATGATGTGCAGGGTGCAGTGGCCGAGAAGTTTGCCCGTGAAGAGCTGAAGGTGAAGTCGGTCTACATCGTTCACGACACGACGGCCTACGGTCAGGGTGTGGCCGAGTTCTTCCGTCGCAACGCTGAGGCCAACGGCCTGCAAGTGTTGGGCTTCGAGGGGACGGAGGAGCGCAGTGACTTTTCAGCGATTTTGACCCCGATCTTGGCGGCAAACCCAGACCTAATCTTCTTTGGTGGCATCTACGACCAGGCTGGGCCGTTCTTCCGCCAGGCCCGTGACCGTGGCATCACCGCTCAGTTTATGGGTCCCGACGGTCTTGAGTCGGAAGAACTGGTAACGCTCGCCGGTGATGCAGTTGATAAGATGTACTACACCACCGTCGCTGCGCCGGTAAGCCAGTTCCCTGATGCGGCGAAGTTCGCTCAGGATTACCAGGCTGCGTATGGTGATTCGGCGCCTGCCTTCTCGGCTCAGGCGTATGATGCGGCCGGTATCTGCATTACCGCGATCACCAATGCGGCAAAGGCTGCTGGTGGGAAGCCGACGCGGGCTCAGGTTTTGGCCGAAATCAAGGCGCTCAAGTCGTACAAGGGTATCACCGGTACCTACACCTTCAACGCGAAGGGTGATCCTAATCCGGCAACCTACTTCGTGCTTCAGGTCAATGCTGCCAATTGGAATGAGAACAAACTCGTAACCCGACTTGAGATTGCACCGCCTGGTGAGGCTGCGGCTGGTGGTGCAGCAACATTTGATCTGGCAGCATTAGCCGCCCAACTCGGTAACGTTGCCGCACGTCTCGGTACAATCAAGATTGCTACTCAGGGGCCGCTCTCGGGTGGCCAGGCTGCGCTCGGTACTGGAATGAAGAATGCTGCCGAGTTGGCCGTCGAGCAACTCAATGCCCAATTGGGTGCGCTTGGGATTAAGTTTGAGCTAGTGCCGTTCGACGATCAGGCCCGGCCAGAGGTGGGGTCAGCCAACGCGAAGAATATCGTGTCGGATCAGGATATTCTCTGCGTGGTTGGGCACTTGAATTCGGGGGTGGCACTGGCTGCCTTGCCGGATTACAAGAACGCCCGTCTGGCGATGGTCTCACCGGCCAACACCAACCCACAGATTACCGAGGGTGGCTACGAAGTGGCCTTCCGCGTGGTGGGACGTGATGATGTGCAGGGTGCAGTGGCCGAGAAGTTTGCCCGCGAAGAGCTGAAGGTGAGGTCGGTCTACATCGTTCACGACACGACGGCCTACGGTCAGGGTGTGGCCGAGTTCTTCCGTCGCAACGCTGAGGCCAACGGCCTGCAAGTGTTGGGCTTCGAGGGGACGGAGGAGCGCAGTGACTTTTCAGCGATTTTGACCCCGATCTTGGCGGCAAACCCAGACCTAATCTTCTTTGGTGGCATCTACGACCAGGCTGGGCCGTTCTTCCGCCAGGCCCGTGACCGTGGCATCACCGCTCAGTTTATGGGTCCCGACGGTCTTGAGTCGGAAGAACTGGTTGATTTGGCCGGTAATGCCGTTGATGGTATGCACTATACGACCGTCGCCGCGCCGGTAAGCCAGTTCCCGAAGGCTGCGAAATACGCCCAGGATTACCAGGCTGCGTATGGCGACGCTGCACCTGCGTTCTCGGCTCAGGCGTATGATGCAACCAACATCTGTGCTGCCGGTATTCTGTCTGCGGCTATCGCAGCGGGTGGTAAGCCGACACGTGCGCAGGTTGTGCAGGCCATTCGCGGTTTGCCGCCTTTCCCGGGTATCACCGGTACCTATGACTTCAACGAGAAGGGTGATCCAACAGTTGCTACCTACTTCGTGTTGAAGGTCAATGCGTCGGATTGGAACAAGAATGAGCTGATTAGCCGTCTCGAGATTGCACCTCCGAAGTAA
- a CDS encoding ABC transporter ATP-binding protein — MALLEATHITKVFGGLVAVNDVTFTVEPGSIVSVIGPNGAGKTTFFNVLTGIYKPDKGQVIFAGQDITGWRSDQIAALGIRRTFQNIRLFGNMTVLENVLIGMHVHLKASIWSIIFRSRNMVREEAKARNKAIELLDFVGIADKRNELAKNLPYGDQRRLEIARALAGDPKIILLDEPTAGMNPHETTEATQLIRRLRDERGITVILIEHDMRLVMSISERITVLDYGSKIAEGDVQAIRTNPRVIEAYLGRGAAGHAA; from the coding sequence ATGGCGCTTTTAGAAGCTACACATATTACGAAAGTCTTTGGTGGCCTGGTCGCAGTCAACGACGTGACCTTCACTGTTGAACCTGGAAGTATCGTCAGCGTGATTGGGCCGAATGGCGCCGGGAAGACCACGTTTTTCAATGTTTTGACCGGTATCTATAAGCCTGATAAAGGTCAGGTGATCTTTGCCGGTCAGGATATCACCGGCTGGCGATCCGACCAGATTGCTGCTCTAGGCATACGGCGCACATTTCAGAATATCCGCCTGTTTGGCAACATGACCGTGCTGGAGAATGTTTTGATCGGCATGCACGTGCATCTGAAAGCCTCAATCTGGAGCATTATCTTCCGTTCCCGCAATATGGTGCGGGAAGAGGCAAAAGCCCGCAATAAGGCTATCGAATTGCTCGATTTCGTCGGTATTGCTGACAAGCGCAACGAGTTGGCGAAGAATTTACCTTACGGTGACCAGCGTCGGCTTGAGATCGCTCGTGCTCTGGCAGGCGATCCGAAGATCATTCTGCTTGATGAGCCAACTGCTGGTATGAACCCGCACGAGACGACAGAGGCTACCCAGTTGATTCGTCGTTTGCGCGATGAACGTGGGATCACTGTTATTTTGATCGAGCACGATATGCGGCTGGTGATGTCGATTTCTGAACGCATTACAGTGCTTGATTACGGTAGTAAGATTGCCGAAGGTGATGTGCAGGCTATCCGTACCAATCCGCGGGTGATTGAGGCTTACCTTGGTAGAGGTGCCGCTGGTCACGCTGCCTGA
- a CDS encoding YggS family pyridoxal phosphate-dependent enzyme: protein MSETLRERLALVQAQIATAAAAAGRQAHEIQLIAVSKTHPPEVIAEAAAAGISDFGENRVQEAQQKIAALRHLHPRPRWHLIGHLQRNKARLAVELFDLIHSVDSLRLAETLDRYARERDRRLPILLQVNVSGETSKEGFPLTGGINNEPAYREFLHDVEAILQLPALEVRGLMTIAPIVDHPDQARPYFAALRELRDDLARRYPNTDWRELSMGMSDDLTAAIAEGATMVRIGRAIFGERRSNQG, encoded by the coding sequence ATGAGCGAAACGCTACGTGAACGTCTGGCATTGGTACAGGCCCAAATTGCTACTGCGGCAGCCGCTGCGGGTCGTCAGGCACATGAGATACAACTGATCGCGGTCAGTAAGACCCATCCGCCAGAAGTGATCGCTGAGGCAGCAGCGGCTGGCATCAGCGATTTTGGCGAGAATCGGGTGCAAGAGGCGCAGCAAAAGATCGCTGCACTCCGCCATCTGCACCCTCGCCCACGCTGGCATCTGATCGGCCATCTCCAGCGTAATAAAGCGCGCCTCGCAGTGGAACTTTTCGATCTGATCCATTCAGTTGACAGCTTACGACTGGCCGAAACGCTTGATCGTTATGCGCGCGAACGCGACCGTCGGCTGCCGATTTTGTTGCAGGTGAATGTCAGTGGTGAGACAAGCAAAGAGGGATTCCCCTTAACCGGTGGGATCAACAATGAGCCGGCGTATCGGGAATTTTTGCACGATGTAGAGGCTATCTTGCAACTACCTGCGCTTGAAGTGCGTGGCTTGATGACCATTGCCCCGATTGTCGATCATCCCGATCAGGCACGACCCTACTTTGCGGCGTTGCGCGAGCTGCGCGACGACCTGGCCCGCCGCTATCCAAACACCGATTGGCGCGAACTGTCGATGGGGATGAGTGATGATCTGACCGCAGCGATTGCGGAAGGGGCGACAATGGTGCGGATCGGACGAGCCATTTTCGGCGAACGTCGTTCTAATCAGGGATAA
- a CDS encoding branched-chain amino acid ABC transporter permease — protein sequence MAVDATVASTTARRSLGEVLGVVLGPIGQLLAFIVGSAASLALIVVVLALVLSPGQPDIMQRVVIILPQVIIDGLVRGFLFATIALGYTMVYGVLEFINFAHGEIFMIGGVIGATVSLLLVNSGTMASIPPLVFVLLVVLIAMAFCGMLAVTVERIAYRPLRNAPRLVPLISAIGMSLILQDLARLVMTNSPLGFNARYQTPDFGQPLRLFEMQVGERSVPVILSPRDLIFIVAATIMLIVLNYIVNVTKLGKAIRATAQDMPTASLMGVDVNRIIALTFLIGGALGGAAGALFGLRIGTVNPYMGLIPGLKAFTAAVLGGIGNITGAMVGGIVLGFLEAFVAAYLAIFTGGNFSGAAYADIAAFSILILLLIFRPSGLLGEATTQKV from the coding sequence ATGGCTGTCGATGCAACGGTTGCATCCACGACTGCACGTCGGTCGTTGGGAGAAGTGTTGGGGGTTGTTCTAGGTCCGATCGGCCAACTACTGGCATTCATTGTTGGGAGTGCGGCCAGCCTGGCGTTGATCGTGGTTGTGCTTGCCCTCGTACTCTCGCCGGGACAACCCGATATTATGCAGCGGGTAGTGATTATTCTGCCCCAGGTTATTATCGACGGGTTAGTCCGTGGGTTTCTCTTTGCCACCATCGCCCTCGGATACACGATGGTTTATGGTGTCCTTGAATTCATCAATTTTGCCCACGGCGAAATTTTCATGATCGGTGGAGTGATAGGGGCAACGGTGAGTTTGCTACTGGTGAACTCCGGTACAATGGCAAGTATTCCACCCCTGGTCTTCGTTTTGTTGGTTGTGTTGATTGCAATGGCCTTCTGTGGGATGCTGGCTGTCACGGTTGAGCGAATCGCATATCGACCGCTTCGTAATGCCCCACGTCTGGTACCACTTATCTCGGCAATTGGGATGTCGCTGATCTTGCAGGACTTGGCTCGCCTGGTGATGACCAATAGTCCGCTGGGATTTAACGCACGGTATCAGACCCCTGATTTTGGTCAACCGCTTCGCTTATTTGAGATGCAAGTTGGCGAACGTAGCGTACCGGTTATTCTCAGTCCGCGTGATCTTATCTTTATTGTCGCGGCAACGATCATGTTGATCGTGCTGAATTACATTGTGAATGTGACAAAGCTCGGTAAGGCAATACGAGCGACAGCGCAAGATATGCCAACGGCGAGCTTAATGGGTGTTGATGTCAATCGGATCATTGCGCTAACCTTTTTGATCGGCGGAGCACTCGGTGGCGCTGCTGGTGCACTGTTTGGTCTGCGCATTGGTACCGTAAATCCATATATGGGCCTAATTCCCGGCCTGAAGGCGTTTACTGCTGCTGTGTTAGGTGGTATCGGCAATATCACCGGCGCAATGGTTGGTGGTATTGTACTGGGCTTTCTTGAAGCCTTTGTCGCCGCTTACCTGGCTATCTTCACCGGCGGTAATTTCTCGGGTGCAGCTTATGCCGATATTGCTGCGTTCAGTATTTTGATCTTGCTATTGATCTTCCGTCCTTCCGGTCTGCTCGGTGAGGCGACAACGCAGAAGGTGTAA